From a single Halanaerobiaceae bacterium ANBcell28 genomic region:
- a CDS encoding chloride channel protein: MSNSISNIFKKKYEDMLELISRKLKDSELTGMIILAVLVGIIGGLGAVAFYQLISLIKNIFYGADAGEGFLVAIRALPWYHRIAAPVIGGLIIGPLVTFVVKEAKGHGVPEVMEAVGLRSGIIRARVAPLKAIISAICIGSGGSAGREGPIVQIGAGFGSALGQFLKLSADNIEVLLSAGAAAGIAGTFNAPVAGVIFSLEVLLKDIKLKSFSPVVVASVTGSAVANMFFGQRGAIFNIPTHNLATYWEFIPYIGLGFVAAFVALLFENSLYFTEHVFEKLKFPEFLKPALGAFFLALLALMIPQIHATGYPVMELALSGSLPFYLALVLMLGKILATNMTLGSGGSGGIFAPSLFIGSMMGSTYGSIVHTIFPNVTAGPGSYAIIGMGAVFAGAAHAPLTAIIILFEMTRDPKIFLPMMLVCIISTVTTSKIQKKNIYTTKLLNRGINLDVIGEATNIKNIKVKDAMSKKLVSIYDTNKIKDAKVLFAGSLVSYIPVLTQKEGNYVGMLSYRNLMNYLDENENNVDVEDTLIKDMVFPSNNKIYKEDSIIKAIEIINNSKAKTIPVFSKDGENETLVGVVSRSDILDAYHKRITGGEKENMFNLSERETLKVKDIITFAVQCIKNQADNKNISIKSNIEDNLPEVSVNSNKIIWVLTTLLSNAIRYTQTGSHIEISAYHENENVYISVKDNGPGIPLEVQKDIFEKFSPISSENRSKGKGLALAISKEIVSAHNGKIWVESEEGEGAKFTFSLEAHHKDIIEDAEYEKQFNKNMENEQI; encoded by the coding sequence GAATGATAATTTTAGCAGTATTGGTTGGTATTATAGGTGGTTTAGGAGCAGTAGCATTTTATCAACTAATATCTCTTATCAAAAATATCTTTTATGGCGCTGATGCAGGAGAGGGTTTTTTAGTTGCGATTCGTGCTCTACCCTGGTATCATCGAATTGCCGCACCAGTTATCGGAGGTTTAATTATTGGACCATTAGTTACTTTTGTTGTTAAAGAAGCTAAAGGTCATGGTGTACCAGAAGTAATGGAAGCTGTTGGATTGCGTTCTGGGATTATAAGGGCTAGAGTTGCACCATTAAAAGCTATTATATCAGCAATTTGTATTGGTTCAGGTGGTTCTGCTGGTAGAGAAGGTCCAATTGTACAAATTGGTGCTGGTTTTGGTTCTGCTTTAGGTCAATTTTTGAAATTAAGTGCAGATAATATAGAAGTTTTACTCAGCGCAGGTGCTGCTGCTGGTATAGCTGGTACTTTTAATGCTCCTGTAGCAGGTGTTATCTTTAGTTTAGAGGTTTTACTAAAAGACATTAAACTTAAGAGTTTTTCGCCAGTAGTTGTCGCATCAGTAACTGGTAGCGCTGTTGCCAATATGTTTTTTGGACAAAGAGGTGCAATTTTTAATATACCGACACACAATTTAGCCACTTATTGGGAGTTTATACCTTATATAGGACTTGGTTTTGTTGCAGCATTTGTTGCCCTTTTATTTGAAAACTCTCTATACTTTACTGAGCATGTTTTTGAAAAACTTAAATTTCCAGAATTTCTAAAACCAGCTCTTGGTGCATTTTTCCTAGCACTCTTAGCCTTAATGATTCCCCAAATACATGCAACTGGTTATCCAGTAATGGAACTGGCTTTAAGTGGTAGTCTTCCTTTTTATTTAGCACTAGTACTTATGTTAGGAAAAATTCTTGCTACGAATATGACACTTGGTAGTGGTGGATCTGGTGGTATTTTTGCACCTTCACTTTTTATAGGGTCTATGATGGGGAGTACTTATGGAAGTATAGTTCATACTATTTTCCCTAATGTTACTGCTGGTCCTGGCTCATATGCTATTATAGGTATGGGAGCTGTGTTTGCTGGTGCTGCTCATGCTCCTTTAACAGCAATTATAATTCTTTTTGAAATGACACGAGATCCTAAGATATTTTTACCTATGATGTTAGTCTGTATTATAAGTACAGTTACAACATCGAAAATTCAAAAGAAAAATATTTATACAACTAAACTCCTAAATAGGGGTATAAACTTAGATGTTATTGGAGAAGCAACAAATATTAAAAATATTAAGGTAAAAGATGCTATGAGCAAAAAATTAGTAAGCATTTATGACACAAATAAGATTAAAGATGCAAAAGTTTTATTTGCTGGAAGTCTTGTTTCTTATATTCCTGTATTAACGCAAAAAGAAGGAAACTATGTAGGTATGTTAAGTTATCGTAATTTAATGAACTATTTAGATGAGAATGAAAATAATGTTGATGTGGAAGACACTTTGATAAAAGATATGGTGTTTCCTTCAAATAATAAAATCTATAAAGAAGATAGTATTATAAAAGCTATTGAGATTATTAACAACTCAAAAGCAAAAACTATTCCTGTATTTTCAAAAGATGGAGAAAATGAAACTCTAGTAGGAGTAGTTAGTAGAAGTGATATATTAGATGCATATCACAAACGAATTACTGGTGGAGAAAAAGAAAATATGTTTAATTTATCAGAAAGAGAAACTTTAAAGGTTAAAGATATTATTACCTTTGCAGTACAATGTATAAAAAATCAGGCAGATAACAAGAATATTAGTATAAAATCTAATATAGAAGATAATTTGCCAGAAGTAAGTGTTAATAGTAATAAAATAATTTGGGTTCTAACCACATTATTATCAAATGCTATTCGTTATACACAAACAGGAAGTCATATAGAAATATCAGCATATCATGAGAATGAAAATGTATATATATCTGTCAAAGATAACGGACCTGGAATCCCTCTTGAAGTCCAAAAAGATATATTTGAGAAGTTTTCACCTATATCATCAGAAAATAGATCTAAAGGCAAAGGTCTTGCTTTGGCTATCAGTAAGGAGATTGTATCTGCACATAATGGTAAAATTTGGGTAGAAAGTGAAGAAGGAGAAGGCGCTAAATTTACATTTAGCCTTGAAGCACATCACAAAGATATAATAGAAGATGCTGAATATGAAAAACAGTTCAATAAGAACATGGAAAATGAACAAATATAA
- a CDS encoding amino acid permease codes for MQKKLDRTLGLYSAITISTGTMIGSAIFVLAGTSFETAGPAASLAVFLAGIAALFTAFSFAELVTFIPTAGGGYAYARDATDNGILGFMAGWGFWLGYAMSCGLFALGFGNFLNYFFPFIPQMIGAYALIFYVMITNIKGVENSGKLQNIITTALLILLTLYSIYGAFFVDVSKQRPFFPEGLGLSGTFTAMGFLYITYIGYGLITTASEEVINPEKTIPKAIMISLALVTVIKTAVFFIGSSIISWDNLVPAVTDTPLINTAIVIAGRMGGYLFAMAGIFATVSSINTAMMAASRTSFAIARDNHLPRIFRNIHPKTKTPIASILAATLIVVISTAIRDLEHISTVTSIFSLLGYSLVNLALIIFRKKRPDAKRHFKVPFYPITPILGIAVNIFLVFQLLLSDFLAMSVAVAILIIGVVYYYLLLPKLKDAHKVITTEPIPKLQFKDNIEMDKAYKILIPIASPYSFEPLVDIGAKIGGPINSKILPVHIMDVPEVIPLDSRYNDLREGVEQTENIFKNVKEIAAKNKNVVEPLLVMSRNVNKSIKNCADESNANFVLLGWHSSGLAYRMLGGITHRALEELPYNVGIFKNGNNDEINKILYPYGGGFHSQEAAQIVKRIAESTAAKMTFLRVIDEEITDQEKEKIKDVMLKSVNTLGIDGEIKIVNKEHSIVSTIVKEANRYDLIIMGATAEWGVKEHITGSTTDKIMEKIDCSGLIIRRYNPLLRKKKVRGVFAKFKKHVLE; via the coding sequence ATGCAAAAAAAATTAGATAGAACCTTAGGTCTTTATTCAGCAATTACAATAAGTACAGGAACAATGATTGGTTCAGCAATCTTTGTTCTGGCTGGTACAAGTTTTGAAACAGCTGGACCAGCGGCATCCTTAGCAGTATTTCTAGCAGGAATAGCAGCACTTTTCACAGCCTTTTCTTTTGCAGAATTAGTAACCTTTATACCTACAGCTGGAGGTGGTTATGCCTATGCCAGAGATGCTACAGACAATGGTATTCTTGGATTTATGGCTGGTTGGGGTTTCTGGCTTGGATATGCCATGTCCTGTGGATTATTTGCTTTAGGCTTTGGTAACTTTCTTAATTACTTTTTCCCTTTCATACCTCAAATGATTGGGGCATATGCCTTAATATTTTATGTTATGATAACAAATATTAAAGGTGTAGAGAATTCAGGAAAATTGCAAAATATAATCACAACTGCTTTATTGATACTTTTAACTCTTTATTCAATATATGGAGCATTCTTTGTTGATGTTAGTAAACAAAGACCGTTTTTTCCTGAAGGATTAGGATTAAGTGGTACATTTACAGCTATGGGTTTTTTATATATTACTTATATTGGATACGGATTAATTACTACTGCAAGTGAAGAAGTAATAAACCCAGAAAAAACTATACCAAAAGCTATTATGATATCTTTAGCTCTGGTAACAGTTATTAAAACAGCTGTCTTTTTTATAGGAAGTTCTATAATTAGTTGGGATAACTTAGTTCCAGCTGTTACTGATACCCCATTAATCAACACAGCAATTGTAATCGCAGGTAGAATGGGAGGATATTTATTTGCTATGGCAGGGATTTTTGCCACAGTATCTTCAATAAACACTGCTATGATGGCTGCTTCCAGAACCTCATTTGCTATAGCTAGGGATAATCATTTGCCGAGAATCTTTAGAAATATTCATCCTAAGACAAAAACTCCAATTGCTTCAATTTTAGCTGCAACTCTAATCGTTGTTATATCAACAGCAATCAGAGATTTAGAGCATATATCAACTGTTACCAGTATATTTTCACTATTGGGATATAGTTTGGTGAATCTTGCATTAATAATCTTTAGAAAGAAGAGACCGGATGCAAAACGACACTTTAAAGTTCCTTTTTACCCAATAACTCCTATTCTGGGTATTGCAGTTAATATATTTTTAGTATTTCAGTTGTTATTAAGTGATTTTCTTGCCATGTCGGTTGCGGTAGCCATATTAATAATAGGAGTAGTTTACTATTATCTTCTTTTACCTAAGTTAAAAGATGCCCATAAAGTAATTACAACAGAACCTATCCCTAAACTACAGTTTAAAGATAATATTGAAATGGATAAAGCATATAAGATCTTAATACCAATAGCATCTCCATATTCATTTGAACCATTAGTAGATATAGGAGCAAAAATTGGAGGGCCGATTAATAGTAAAATACTACCGGTGCATATCATGGATGTTCCTGAAGTTATTCCTCTAGATTCGCGATATAATGATTTAAGAGAAGGTGTTGAGCAAACCGAAAACATCTTTAAAAACGTTAAAGAAATTGCAGCTAAGAATAAAAATGTAGTTGAACCTTTATTGGTTATGTCCAGAAATGTTAACAAATCAATCAAAAACTGTGCTGATGAATCAAATGCAAATTTTGTATTATTAGGCTGGCATAGTTCCGGTCTTGCTTATAGGATGCTTGGAGGAATCACACATAGAGCACTTGAAGAATTACCATACAATGTAGGTATCTTTAAAAATGGAAATAATGATGAGATTAACAAAATTCTTTATCCCTATGGTGGAGGTTTTCATTCACAGGAAGCAGCACAAATAGTAAAACGAATTGCAGAAAGTACTGCTGCTAAAATGACATTCTTGCGTGTAATAGATGAAGAAATTACAGATCAAGAAAAAGAAAAGATCAAAGACGTAATGTTAAAATCAGTAAATACTTTAGGAATAGATGGTGAAATTAAGATAGTTAATAAAGAACATTCAATTGTATCAACCATTGTAAAAGAAGCAAACAGGTATGATTTAATAATAATGGGGGCTACAGCTGAATGGGGAGTAAAAGAGCACATTACTGGATCTACTACTGATAAAATTATGGAAAAAATAGATTGTAGTGGTTTAATAATTAGAAGATATAATCCCTTGCTCCGTAAGAAGAAAGTAAGAGGTGTTTTTGCTAAGTTTAAAAAACATGTTCTTGAATAA
- a CDS encoding amino acid permease, translated as MSKSKNQHDTKKELAKELGLTEALTIGVGTMIGAGIFVLPRYAIEMLGPGAIFPYILAAIVCIITANSMAELSTGMPKSGGTYFFVSRSLGSFVGTISGLSLWLSLSFAVAFYLRGFGEYLAFFTQEIPFLPPINDIILALLAGLFFVYVNYVGAKETGKTQNIIVGILIPILLGFIVLGFLNVEFENWTPFMTSSYRTIFPTTAIIFVSFLGFEQIASVAEEIKKPSYTIPRAIMGSVIIATLLYVPVILVTTGIIPSELISQYEAPILEAARAFSGIFGFLAVSFAALLATASSANASIMASSRINFAMGRDNILPRWLNKVHRKFLTPYRPIVATGILTLILVVVADVEQLSSSASVLMLINYSILNLTVIILRLAPPKDYKPSYKSFGYPFLHIIGAIASLFIIIGADSFAKISAVVLMVIGVLWFFVWSNKKANLKAAISDIKLNDILQKNKRDEEVEIPRDAVLNNNLRILTPMADPKHETALLKISSNIIKHTKMQGEITALNIIEIPSQTPLDFLEDNDENISKVREAQRTIIDNAIKFGEKENQIINPRVLYSRNRFNTVMNIIKKEKFDFLVLGWHGSFSIGHIYNSFVNQLVRNAPCSVGVLKDQGLEDIENILVPYRGSEHAYFGIELALKMVSPNKGKVSVLRIIKEGNDKEKEKEKALNELKPLLDQNNDLPGFEIIVIEAENVVNGILKTHKQNNYDLIIMGASKEWTLKNLLFGSIPDIVAEESKCSVLMLRKSEAEIVVDQEFEELNSEEKLDKI; from the coding sequence ATGTCAAAATCAAAAAATCAACATGATACTAAAAAAGAATTAGCAAAAGAGTTAGGTTTAACAGAAGCTTTAACCATTGGAGTTGGAACAATGATTGGAGCTGGTATTTTTGTTCTACCCCGTTATGCAATTGAAATGCTTGGACCTGGAGCTATTTTTCCTTATATATTAGCTGCAATTGTGTGTATAATCACAGCTAATAGTATGGCAGAATTATCTACTGGAATGCCCAAGAGTGGAGGTACATATTTTTTTGTTTCAAGATCATTAGGTTCTTTCGTTGGAACTATCTCAGGTCTATCACTCTGGTTAAGTCTTAGTTTTGCTGTAGCATTTTATCTTAGAGGCTTTGGTGAGTATCTTGCTTTTTTTACACAAGAAATTCCTTTTTTACCACCTATAAATGATATTATTCTTGCTTTATTAGCAGGACTGTTTTTTGTATATGTAAATTATGTCGGAGCTAAAGAAACTGGTAAAACTCAAAATATAATTGTTGGTATTTTAATACCTATATTATTAGGATTTATAGTTTTGGGATTTTTAAATGTGGAATTTGAAAATTGGACACCCTTTATGACTAGTTCATATCGAACTATTTTTCCAACTACAGCCATAATTTTTGTATCATTCTTAGGTTTTGAACAAATTGCTTCAGTAGCAGAAGAAATTAAAAAACCGAGTTACACTATACCTCGTGCTATAATGGGTTCAGTTATAATTGCAACGTTATTATATGTCCCAGTAATTTTAGTAACTACTGGTATTATTCCTTCTGAATTAATATCTCAATATGAGGCACCTATACTTGAAGCAGCAAGAGCTTTTTCTGGTATCTTTGGTTTTTTAGCAGTTTCTTTTGCAGCCCTTCTAGCAACAGCTTCTTCTGCAAACGCAAGTATTATGGCTTCATCTAGAATAAATTTTGCTATGGGAAGAGACAATATCTTACCAAGATGGTTAAATAAAGTCCATAGAAAATTTTTAACTCCTTATCGCCCAATTGTTGCTACTGGAATATTAACATTAATATTAGTTGTAGTAGCTGATGTAGAACAGTTATCAAGCTCTGCTAGTGTATTAATGTTAATAAATTATAGTATTTTAAATCTTACGGTTATAATTTTAAGGTTAGCACCACCAAAAGATTATAAACCAAGTTATAAATCTTTTGGTTACCCATTTTTACATATTATTGGTGCCATTGCTTCTTTGTTTATTATTATTGGTGCTGATAGCTTTGCAAAAATTTCTGCAGTAGTACTTATGGTCATAGGAGTTCTTTGGTTTTTTGTATGGTCAAATAAGAAAGCTAATTTAAAAGCAGCTATTAGTGACATTAAATTGAATGATATATTACAGAAAAATAAAAGAGATGAAGAAGTTGAAATTCCAAGAGATGCAGTTTTAAATAATAATTTGCGTATTTTAACACCTATGGCTGATCCAAAACATGAAACAGCCTTATTAAAAATATCTTCAAATATAATAAAACATACAAAAATGCAAGGAGAAATAACTGCTTTAAATATAATTGAAATTCCTTCACAAACACCTTTGGATTTTTTAGAAGATAATGATGAAAATATAAGCAAAGTAAGAGAAGCACAACGAACTATTATAGATAATGCTATAAAATTTGGGGAAAAGGAAAATCAAATTATTAATCCTAGAGTATTATATTCTAGAAATAGGTTTAATACAGTTATGAACATTATAAAAAAAGAAAAATTTGATTTTTTGGTATTAGGTTGGCATGGCTCTTTTAGTATAGGACATATATATAATAGTTTTGTTAACCAATTAGTGAGAAACGCCCCCTGTTCTGTGGGTGTACTTAAAGATCAGGGATTAGAAGATATTGAAAATATTCTTGTGCCATATAGAGGGAGTGAACATGCTTATTTTGGTATTGAATTAGCTTTAAAGATGGTTTCTCCTAATAAGGGAAAGGTTAGTGTTTTAAGGATAATTAAAGAAGGAAATGACAAGGAAAAAGAAAAAGAAAAAGCCCTTAATGAATTAAAACCATTACTAGATCAAAATAATGATTTACCCGGATTTGAAATAATAGTAATAGAAGCAGAAAATGTAGTGAATGGTATTCTTAAAACCCATAAGCAGAACAACTATGATTTAATTATTATGGGCGCTTCTAAAGAATGGACCCTCAAGAATTTATTATTTGGATCTATACCTGATATTGTTGCAGAAGAATCAAAGTGTTCAGTTTTAATGTTACGTAAATCAGAAGCAGAAATAGTAGTAGATCAAGAATTTGAAGAATTAAATAGTGAAGAAAAGTTAGATAAAATATAG
- the rd gene encoding rubredoxin, giving the protein MQKYQCTVCMYVYDPELGDEDSGIEPGTSFEELPEDWVCPECGVGKDMFEPYDE; this is encoded by the coding sequence ATGCAAAAATATCAATGTACTGTATGTATGTATGTTTATGATCCTGAACTTGGTGATGAAGACAGTGGTATTGAGCCAGGTACTTCTTTTGAAGAATTACCAGAAGATTGGGTTTGTCCTGAATGTGGTGTAGGTAAAGATATGTTTGAGCCATATGATGAATAA
- a CDS encoding TrkH family potassium uptake protein, whose product MLSVNPIKSHDFTPAQYLVMGYLAVIIIGTILLSLPIATTAEGGLDIVSALFTATSATCVTGLIVLNTSTAFTIFGQVVIMILIQIGGLGLMTMSTMMAFIIGKKISLKERLIIQEDLNQFKISGVVRLVWYVLAVAFTIQGIGVFLLFTRLIKEYSFGRALYMSVFHAVSAFNNAGFDLFGNSLENFTGDITINFVIMGLIIIGGFGFAVIAELYNSFHSNCSLIKNDIDLSDKSYKEKIIHIIRCIRKNKFLAIKKTSLQTKIVLLITLILIVVGFLSFFALEYANEATMANLSFGDRILSSLFLSVTPRTAGFNSLPTGSLRSSTLFLIIILMFIGASPGSTGGGIKTTTFGVLLITVWSMVTGKEDVEIFKRRIEQDIINKALAIIILSLMLVVFITIVLTISEEMSFLPVFFEAVSAFATVGLSTGITAELSDFGRLLITITMFAGRVGPLTLAVAFAERKSNARFHYPKEKIMVG is encoded by the coding sequence ATGTTATCAGTAAATCCTATAAAAAGTCACGATTTTACACCTGCACAATATCTGGTGATGGGTTATTTAGCAGTTATTATAATCGGTACCATTCTACTTTCTTTGCCTATTGCAACAACAGCTGAAGGTGGATTGGACATTGTATCAGCATTATTTACTGCCACTTCTGCAACCTGTGTAACAGGTTTAATAGTTCTTAATACAAGTACAGCTTTTACTATATTTGGTCAGGTAGTAATTATGATATTAATACAAATAGGTGGACTTGGTCTAATGACTATGTCGACCATGATGGCATTTATTATTGGAAAAAAAATATCTCTAAAAGAAAGATTAATTATTCAAGAGGATTTAAATCAGTTTAAGATATCTGGAGTCGTAAGATTGGTATGGTATGTTCTTGCAGTTGCTTTTACAATTCAAGGTATCGGAGTCTTTCTATTATTTACAAGACTCATAAAGGAGTACAGTTTTGGTAGAGCTCTCTATATGTCTGTATTTCATGCCGTTTCAGCATTTAATAATGCTGGTTTTGATCTCTTTGGCAATAGTTTGGAGAACTTTACGGGTGATATAACTATTAATTTTGTAATCATGGGCTTAATAATAATTGGTGGTTTTGGATTTGCTGTTATCGCTGAATTATATAATTCATTTCATAGTAATTGCTCACTAATAAAAAATGATATTGATTTAAGTGATAAATCTTATAAAGAAAAAATTATACACATAATAAGATGTATAAGAAAAAATAAATTTCTTGCTATTAAAAAAACTAGTTTGCAAACAAAAATAGTCTTGCTTATTACTTTGATATTAATAGTAGTAGGATTTTTAAGTTTTTTTGCATTGGAATATGCTAATGAAGCTACTATGGCTAATCTAAGTTTTGGAGATAGAATATTATCTTCGCTTTTCTTATCTGTAACACCTAGGACTGCTGGTTTTAACTCTTTACCAACAGGTTCTTTGAGAAGTTCTACTTTGTTTCTGATAATTATCTTAATGTTTATTGGAGCTTCTCCAGGTTCAACAGGTGGTGGTATTAAAACAACTACTTTTGGAGTTTTATTAATAACGGTTTGGTCTATGGTTACTGGAAAAGAAGATGTTGAAATCTTTAAAAGACGTATAGAACAGGATATAATTAATAAGGCACTTGCAATTATTATACTGTCCTTAATGCTGGTAGTTTTTATTACTATTGTATTGACAATTTCTGAGGAGATGAGCTTTTTACCTGTTTTTTTTGAAGCTGTCTCAGCTTTTGCTACAGTTGGTTTATCTACAGGTATTACAGCAGAACTTTCTGATTTTGGTAGACTATTGATTACAATAACTATGTTTGCTGGTAGGGTTGGGCCTTTAACACTGGCAGTAGCATTCGCTGAAAGAAAATCAAATGCACGTTTTCATTATCCAAAAGAGAAAATAATGGTAGGATAA
- a CDS encoding TrkH family potassium uptake protein, which yields MLIINEDTAPGKILAMGYIIVITIGTIFLLLPISTANGNTTTILDALFTATSATAVTGLIVVNTAEHWTRFGQIVIMVLIQVGGLGFMTTTTMLFFIFGKKISLRERLIIMEELNYKKISGVIALSKYIIIITFLIEFIGACLLFLYFQNIMSLKNAVFYSFFHSISAFNNAGFALFANSLENFVLSPYINIVIPLLFIIGGLGFVVLEEIFYKKKFKKLSLHSKLVIYMTIFLILIGTLSVFILEFNNPDTIGNLDIAGKILASFFQGVTPRTAGFNTIDIANMKDVTLFIIIVLMFIGASPGSTGGGIKTTTAGTLLVTVYNMASGKDDIEIARRRLKERDIYKALSVVVISLLLLILIIIVLTFTENFTFIQIFFEVFSAFATVGLSTGISSELSIIGRLFIIITMFIGRVGPFTLAMALGRRYCKGIRYPEEDILIG from the coding sequence GTGTTGATTATTAATGAAGATACTGCGCCAGGAAAAATTCTTGCTATGGGATACATAATCGTGATTACTATAGGTACTATATTTTTATTATTACCAATCTCTACAGCTAATGGCAATACAACTACTATATTAGATGCTTTATTTACTGCTACATCTGCAACTGCCGTTACTGGATTAATAGTAGTAAATACAGCAGAACATTGGACAAGGTTTGGGCAAATTGTTATTATGGTTCTAATCCAAGTTGGCGGTTTAGGTTTTATGACAACAACAACTATGTTGTTTTTTATCTTTGGTAAAAAGATTTCCCTAAGAGAAAGACTTATAATAATGGAAGAATTAAATTATAAAAAAATTTCCGGTGTTATTGCCTTAAGTAAATATATAATAATAATTACTTTTCTAATAGAGTTTATAGGAGCTTGTCTTTTATTTTTATATTTTCAAAACATAATGTCTTTAAAAAATGCTGTTTTCTATTCTTTTTTTCACAGTATATCAGCTTTTAATAATGCTGGTTTTGCTCTTTTTGCTAATAGCTTAGAAAATTTCGTTTTATCTCCATACATAAATATTGTCATCCCCTTATTATTTATTATTGGGGGCCTTGGCTTTGTTGTTCTTGAAGAAATATTCTATAAAAAGAAATTCAAAAAATTATCACTTCATAGTAAGTTAGTTATATATATGACTATTTTTTTAATACTAATAGGTACTTTATCTGTTTTTATTCTGGAATTTAATAATCCTGATACTATAGGAAACTTGGACATAGCTGGTAAGATTTTGGCTTCTTTCTTTCAAGGGGTTACACCTAGAACAGCAGGTTTCAATACTATTGATATTGCAAATATGAAAGATGTCACTTTATTTATTATAATTGTACTGATGTTTATAGGAGCTTCTCCTGGTTCAACAGGAGGTGGTATTAAAACAACTACAGCTGGAACATTATTAGTTACAGTTTATAATATGGCATCTGGAAAAGATGATATTGAAATAGCCAGGAGACGTTTAAAAGAAAGAGATATTTATAAAGCCTTATCTGTAGTAGTAATATCACTATTACTATTAATACTTATAATTATTGTTTTGACTTTTACAGAAAATTTTACTTTCATTCAAATATTTTTCGAGGTTTTTTCAGCCTTTGCTACAGTTGGTTTATCTACCGGGATAAGTTCTGAACTTAGTATTATAGGCAGATTGTTTATTATTATCACTATGTTTATTGGTAGAGTTGGACCATTTACCCTAGCTATGGCATTGGGTAGAAGATATTGTAAAGGTATTAGATATCCAGAGGAAGATATTTTAATTGGTTGA
- a CDS encoding TrkA family potassium uptake protein: protein MKQFIVVGLGRFGSSVARTLAENDYNVLAIDSVEERVQNIANDVTHAVEADATDEDALRTLGVRNFDVAVVSIGDNIHANILATLILKELGVKYVVVKAQDALHGKVLSKVGADRVVYPERDMGVRIAHNLISSNVLDYIEFAPNYSVIEIIASESMIGKSLSELKLRSHFNVNVMAIKRGKQLNMSPGADDKILEGDELIVMGQNDDLDKVKEF, encoded by the coding sequence ATGAAGCAGTTTATTGTTGTTGGTTTAGGAAGATTTGGATCCAGTGTGGCTAGAACTTTGGCAGAAAATGATTATAATGTTTTAGCTATTGATTCGGTAGAGGAGCGTGTGCAAAATATAGCAAATGATGTAACTCATGCTGTAGAAGCAGATGCCACTGACGAAGATGCTTTAAGAACACTTGGTGTGAGAAATTTTGATGTCGCAGTTGTTAGTATTGGGGATAATATACATGCTAATATACTAGCTACTCTCATACTAAAGGAGTTAGGCGTAAAATATGTAGTTGTTAAAGCTCAGGATGCATTGCATGGTAAAGTTTTAAGTAAAGTAGGTGCTGATAGGGTTGTCTATCCAGAAAGAGATATGGGGGTTAGAATCGCACATAATTTAATATCTTCGAATGTTCTTGACTATATTGAGTTTGCGCCTAATTATAGTGTTATAGAAATAATAGCAAGTGAGTCTATGATTGGCAAGTCTCTTTCTGAACTTAAGTTAAGATCTCATTTTAATGTTAATGTAATGGCAATAAAAAGAGGTAAACAACTTAATATGTCACCTGGAGCTGATGATAAAATACTTGAAGGTGACGAGTTAATAGTAATGGGGCAGAATGATGATTTAGATAAAGTTAAGGAATTTTAG